The Platichthys flesus chromosome 8, fPlaFle2.1, whole genome shotgun sequence genome has a window encoding:
- the LOC133959132 gene encoding uncharacterized protein LOC133959132 produces the protein MCTRISYFVRSSVKEHTNGMGPSDGVGPKMKNILIVTKVTNLQTPAVAVETQILKADPSSHGDSNTDSANSQVTNLQTPAIETQILKADPSSQGDSSTELAKSQVTNLQTPAVAVETQILKAYPGSHGDSNTELANSQVTNLQTPAIETQILKADPSSQGDSSTELAKSQVINLQTPAVAVETQILKADPSSHGDSNTELANLQVINLQTPAVAVETQILKADPSSHGDSNTELANLQVINLQTPAVAVETGKQSSI, from the exons ATGTGCACTCGTATTTCTTACTTTGTGAGGTCCAGTGTCAAGGAGCACACCAACGGTATGGGGCCCTCAGACGGTGTGGGGCCCAAAATG aaaaatatattgataGTTACAAAG gtgacCAACTTGCAGACTCCCGCTGTGGCAGTAGAGACCCAGATATTAAAAGCAGATCCGAGCTCCCATGGAGATTCCAATACTGACAGTGCAAACTCACAG gtgacCAACTTGCAGACTCCTGCTATAGAGACCCAGATATTAAAAGCAGATCCGAGCTCCCAAGGAGATTCCAGTACTGAACTTGCAAAATCGCAG gtgacCAACTTGCAGACTCCTGCTGTGGCAGTAGAGACCCAGATATTAAAAGCATATCCGGGCTCCCATGGAGATTCCAATACTGAACTTGCAAACTCGCAG gtgacCAACTTGCAGACTCCTGCTATAGAGACCCAGATATTAAAAGCAGATCCGAGCTCCCAAGGAGATTCCAGTACTGAACTTGCAAAATCGCAG gTGATCAACTTGCAGACTCCTGCTGTGGCAGTAGAGACCCAGATATTAAAAGCAGATCCGAGCTCCCATGGAGATTCCAATACTGAACTTGCAAACTTGCAG gTGATCAACTTGCAGACTCCTGCTGTGGCAGTAGAGACCCAGATATTAAAAGCAGATCCGAGCTCCCATGGAGATTCCAATACTGAACTTGCAAACTTGCAG gTGATCAACTTGCAGACTCCTGCTGTGGCAGTGGAGACTGGAAAGCAGTCaagtatttaa